The Triplophysa rosa linkage group LG15, Trosa_1v2, whole genome shotgun sequence genome has a segment encoding these proteins:
- the cdc42bpb gene encoding serine/threonine-protein kinase MRCK beta isoform X2 — protein sequence MSAKVRLKKLEQLLLDGHQKNEKSLSVETLLDILICLYNECSNSPLKREKHVTEFLEWVKPFTTTVKEMRLHRDDFEMLKVIGRGAFGEVAVVKMKHTERVYAMKILNKWEMLKRAETACFREEREVLVNGDCQWITTLHYAFQDDNYLYLVMDYYVGGDLLTLLSKFEDRLPEDMAKFYVAEMVLAIHSIHQQRYVHRDIKPDNVLLDLNGHIRLADFGSCLKMMQDGTVQSSVAVGTPDYISPEILQAMEDGMGKYGPECDWWSLGVCMYEMLYGETPFYAESLVETYGKIMNHEERFQFPSHITDVSEEAKDLIQRLICSRERRLGQQGIEDFKKHPFFAGINWENIRNTEAPYIPDVSSPSDTSNFDVDDDVLKNLDIVPPVSHTGFTGQHLPFVGFTYTTESCFSDRGSLRRVVFTDGGAGEDLQDGGLQVEAFEKRIRCLEQEKQELSRKLQESTQAVQSLHGSGRGAGTLGRDKEIKKLNEEIDRLKKKLADSDRLEHQLEEAVTLRQDFESSSTKLKALDKQVRALRHEKEEIHKQLVESLDRLKSQTKELKDAHQQRKLAMQEFSEVNERMAELRSQKQRLSRQLRDKEEEMEVVMQKLDAMRQDIRKTEKARKELESQLEDACAEASKERKLREHSEVYSKQLESELETLKVKQGSGRASGLGSETQQELTKVKSELDKKVLFFEEELVRREASHTTELKNMRKELHDSESQQLSQHKELLVLKDKLEKAKRERQTEMDEATGTLKDKYERERNLLTEENRKLTAETDRLCTFVDKLTAQNRQLEDELQDLASKKESVAHWEAQIAEIIQWVSDEKDARGYLQALASKMTEELESLRSSSLGSRTLQGSGVNIPAQRSMVAPRVTKRDPLWKVRRSQKLDMSARLELQSALEAEIRAKQLVQEELRKVKAANISFESKLKDTEVKNRELEEQMENLKKEMEESRSRTDKGLKLPDFQDSIFEYFNTSPLAHDLTFRDAVSSSSASSLLALWDEPSSIGDGETTPQKSETSPSVASEQDEPAKPQATTPAASSPLYQPTLSAPKPKAHQLSIKTFSSPTQCTHCTSLMVGQIRQGYACEVCSFICHVSCKENAPQLCPIPPEQAKRPLGIDVHRGIGTAYKGFVRIPKPTGVKKGWQRAYAVVCDCKLFLYEVSEGKSTQPVVMASQVLDLRDEGFCVSSVLASDVIHASRKDIPCIFRVTSSTLNSPIQPVPLLVLAESEAEKRKWVGILEGLQNILAKNHLKNRVVHLLHEAYDSSLPAIKTTQSAAIVDRERVALGTEDGLFVVEITRDVIVRAADCKKVSQIELIPKEKMVALLCGRSRHVHLYPWAALEGVEGAFDAKLTETKGCQSLTIGTLHPGGPACLLAGVKRQVLCYEITRAKPHHRKLWEVQAPGIAQWLRIVRDRLCVGYPSGFALLAMQGESSPVSLVSPADPSLAFLAQQPMDALHAMEVGANEFLLCFSQLGVYVDAQGRRSRTQELMWPAMPLACSSNSNYLTVYSDYGVDVFDVHTTEWVQTISLRKIRPLNVEGSLNMLCIEQPHLIYFSNNSSDGCELAIPETSDNSKKLMVRTRSKRKFLFKVPEEERLQQRREMLRDPEMRSKLISNPTNFNHVAHMGPGDGMQVLMDLPLPSETPSPSSSRHHALISPPTNFEHVYHMSPVSAGLYLQKEPSSQQSLLQFSSSSSSPSTSSLGRSVMPSQDDPSAGKPRPLSSISRQQKSKTHITRTASGGGDFGGAGSSRSISDQDQDYEREPDSDSTKHSTPSNSSNPSSPPSPNSPHRSQLTLDSLDQSLDG from the exons actgcgtgtttcagagaagagagggaagtcCTGGTGAATGGAGACTGCCAGTGGATCACCACCCTGCATTATGCCTTCCAGGATGACAACTACCTG TACTTGGTGATGGATTATTACGTGGGTGGTGACCTGCTGACTCTGCTTAGTAAGTTTGAGGACCGACTCCCGGAGGACATGGCCAAGTTTTATGTGGCGGAGATGGTGCTTGCTATCCACTCCATCCACCAGCAGCGCTATGTACACAG ggaCATTAAACCCGACAACGTTCTGCTAGACTTGAACGGTCACATTCGTCTCGCGGACTTCGGCTCCTGTCTGAAAATGATGCAAGATGGAACG GTCCAGTCTTCAGTGGCTGTGGGCACACCGGACTACATCTCTCCAGAGATCCTGCAGGCCATGGAGGATGGCATGGGGAAGTATGGACCAGAATGTGACTGGTGGTCTCTAGGGGTCTGCATGTACGAGATGCTGTACGGTGAGACGCCCTTCTATGCCGAGTCCTTGGTGGAGACCTACGGAAAGATCATGAACCATGAG GAGCGTTTCCAGTTCCCCTCCCACATCACAGATGTGTCTGAAGAGGCTAAAGACCTGATCCAGCGGCTGATCTGCAGCAGAGAGCGCAGGCTGGGGCAGCAAGGTATTGAGGATTTCAAGAAACACCCGTTCTTTGCAGGCATCAACTGGGAAAACATCCGCAACACAGAGGCTCCGTACATCCCTGACGTGAGCTCTCCGTCGGACACCTCAAACTTTGATGTGGACGACGATGTGCTGAAAAACCTG GACATCGTTCCGCCAGTCTCGCACACGGGTTTCACCGGGCAGCACCTGCCCTTCGTGGGCTTCACCTACACCACAGAGAGCTGCTTCTCAGACCGAGGGAGCTTAAGGAGGGTGGTATTTACAGACGGAGGTGCTGGGGAAGATCTCCAAGACGGGGGGTTGCAGGTGGAGGCCTTCGAGAAGAGGATTCGCTGCCTGGAGCAAGAAAAGCAGGAGCTGAGTCGCAAGCTGCAGG AATCCACTCAGGCGGTTCAGTCTCTTCATGGCTCTGGGCGCGGAGCTGGCACACTCGGCCGCGATAAAGAGATTAAAAAACTCAATGAGGAAATCGATCGACTGAAGAAGAAACTGGCAG ACTCTGATAGGCTGGAGCACCAGCTGGAGGAGGCTGTGACTCTTCGACAGGACTTTGAAAGTTCCTCCACTAAACTAAAGGCCCTGGACAAGCAAGTCAGAGCTCTCAGGCATGAGAAAGAGGAGATTCATAAG CAACTTGTGGAGTCTCTGGACCGCCTTAAGTCTCAGACCAAGGAGCTGAAGGACGCCCACCAGCAGAGGAAACTGGCCATGCAGGAGTTCTCCGAGGTGAATGAGCGCATGGCCGAGCTGCGCTCGCAGAAGCAGCGTCTGTCGCGGCAGCTCCGGGACAAGGAGGAGGAGATGGAGGTGGTTATGCAGAAGCTCGATGCCATGCGGCAGGACATCCGCAAAACCGAGAAGGCCCGCAAGGAG CTGGAGTCTCAACTGGAGGACGCGTGTGCCGAAGCCTCTAAGGAGCGTAAGCTCAGAGAGCACAGTGAAGTCTACTCCAAACAACTGGAGAGCGAGTTGGAAACACTCAAG GTGAAGCAGGGAAGCGGCCGTGCGTCAGGCCTAGGGTCAGAGACCCAGCAGGAGCTCACCAAGGTGAAGTCGGAGCTGGATAAAAAGGTGCTGTTCTTTGAGGAGGAGCTGGTGAGGCGTGAAGCTTCTCACACTACAGAGCTGAAGAACATGAGGAAGGAGCTTCATGACTCTGAGAGCCAGCAGTTGTCGCAGCACAAAGAGCTGCTGGTGCTCAAAGACAAACTGGAAAAGGCCAAGAGAGAGCG GCAAACTGAGATGGACGAGGCCACAGGCACCCTGAAAGACAAGTATGAACGTGAACGCAATCTCCTGACCGAGGAAAACCGCAAACTCACTGCAGAAACAGACAGG CTCTGCACATTCGTGGACAAGTTGACCGCTCAGAACAGGCAGCTTGAGGATGAGCTCCAGGATCTAGCATCTAAAAAAGAGAGCGTAGCACACTGGGAAGCGCAGATCGCCGAGATCATCCAATG GGTCAGCGATGAGAAAGATGCACGTGGATACCTTCAGGCTTTGGCCTCCAAGATGACGGAGGAGTTGGAGTCTCTGCGTAGCTCCAGTCTGGGATCCAGAACGCTG CAAGGTTCTGGAGTAAACATCCCGGCCCAGAGGTCCATGGTGGCACCTCGGGTCACCAAGCGG GATCCCTTGTGGAAGGTGCGTCGCAGTCAGAAATTGGACATGTCTGCCCGTCTGGAACTGCAGTCGGCCTTAGAAGCTGAAATCCGTGCCAAGCAACTGGTTCAGGAAGAGCTGCGCAAGGTCAAAGCGGCCAACATCTCTTTTGAGAG CAAACTGAAGGATACAGAGGTCAAGAACAGAGAGCTGGAAGAACAGATGGAGAACTTGAAGAAGGAAATGGAGGAGAGCCGCTCACGGACAGACAAAg GCCTGAAGCTGCCAGACTTTCAGGACTCCATCTTCGAGTACTTCAATACCTCCCCCCTCGCTCATGACCTGACATTCAGA GACGCTGTATCCTCCTCATCCGCATCATCTCTGCTTGCGCTTTGGGATGAA CCAAGCTCTATTGGTGATGGGGAGACCACACCCCAGAAGTCAGAAACCTCCCCATCGGTGGCTTCAGAACAGGAT GAACCAGCGAAGCCTCAAGCTACCACCCCTGCTGCTTCGTCTCCACTTTATCAGCCCACTCTCAGTGCACCAAAG CCTAAAGCTCACCAGCTGAGCATCAAGACCTTCTCCAGCCCGACTCAGTGCACTCACTGTACCTCTCTGATGGTGGGGCAGATCCGACAAGGCTACGCCTGCGAAG TATGCTCTTTCATCTGCCACGTGTCGTGCAAAGAAAACGCGCCGCAGCTTTGCCCCATTCCTCCGGAGCAGGCCAAGAGACCTCTGGGTATTGATGTGCACAGAGGCATTGGCACAGCTTACAAAGGCTTTGTCAGG ATCCCAAAGCCCACAGGAGTGAAGAAGGGCTGGCAGAGAGCGTACGCTGTAGTGTGTGACTGTAAACTCTTCCTCTATGAGGTGTCTGAAGGGAAGTCCACTCAGCCTGTTGTTATGGCCAGTCAAGTTCTCGACTTGAG AGATGAGGGCTTTTGTGTAAGCTCTGTGTTGGCCTCTGACGTGATCCATGCCAGCCGTAAAGACATTCCTTGCATATTCAGG GTAACATCATCCACTCTGAACTCCCCGATCCAACCGGTGCCTCTGCTGGTCTTGGCTGAGAGCGAGGCGGAGAAGAGGAAGTGGGTGGGAATCCTGGAGGGTCTGCAGAACATCTTGGCCAAGAACCACCTGAAGAACCGTGTAGTTCATCTCCTGCACGAGGCTTACGACAGCAGCCTTCCCGCCATCAAAACGACACAATCAGCTGCCATCGTAG ATCGAGAGCGAGTCGCCTTGGGGACCGAAGATGGCCTGTTTGTAGTTGAGATCACCAGAGATG TCATCGTTCGTGCCGCCGACTGTAAAAAGGTCAGCCAGATTGAACTCATTCCAAAAGAGAAGATGGTGGCCCTGCTTTGCGGTCGGAGCCGTCATGTCCACTTATACCCCTGGGCGGCTTTAGAAGGTGTCGAAGGTGCTTTCGATGCCAAgctcacagaaacaaaaggctGCCAGTCTCTGACCATAGGTACCCTACACCCCGGTGGCCCGGCGTGTCTTCTGGCTGGTGTAAAGCGACAGGTCCTCTGCTACGAAATCACACGTGCAAAGCCTCACCATCGCAAACTGTGGGAGGTGCAGGCGCCCGGTATCGCCCAGTGGCTCAGAATCGTCCGTGATCGGCTGTGCGTGGGTTACCCATCAGGCTTTGCTTTGCTGGCCATGCAGGGAGAGTCTTCCCCCGTCAGTCTGGTGAGCCCCGCAGACCCCTCGCTAGCGTTTTTGGCCCAACAGCCTATGGACGCCCTGCACGCTATGGAAGTAGGGGCCAATGAATTTCTGCTGTGCTTCAGTCAGCTGGGAGTGTACGTGGACGCTCAGGGACGGAGGTCTCGAACGCAGGAGCTAATGTGGCCAGCCATGCCGCTTGCTTGCA GTTCAAATTCCAACTACCTGACCGTGTACAGTGATTATGGAGTAGATGTGTTTGATGTCCACACTACAGAATGGGTCCAGACCATTTCTTTAAGAAAG ATTCGACCTCTGAATGTGGAGGGCAGTCTGAACATGTTGTGCATCGAGCAGCCCCATCTTATCTACTTCAGCAACAACTCCTCAG ACGGCTGTGAACTGGCCATCCCCGAGACCTCAGACAACAGCAAGAAGTTGATGGTGAGGACACGCAGCAAGAGGAAGTTCCTCTTTAAAGTGCCAGAGGAGGAGCGGCTACAGCAGAGAAG ggAGATGCTGAGGGATCCCGAGATGAGATCAAAGCTGATCTCCAACCCCACCAACTTCAACCACGTTGCTCACATGGGCCCGGGTGATGGCATGCAGGTCCTCATGGATTTACCCCTG CCGAGCGAGACTCCCTCCCCCTCATCCTCTCGCCATCACGCCCTGATCTCCCCTCCGACCAACTTTGAGCACGTCTATCACATGAGCCCCGTCTCTGCCGGGCTCTATCTGCAGAAAGAGCCTTCTTCACAGCAGAGCCTGCTTCAgttctcctcttcctcctcctctccttCCACATCCTCCCTGGGAAGG AGTGTGATGCCTTCCCAGGATGACCCATCTGCCGGAAAGCCCCGCCCTCTGTCTAGCATCTCACGGCAACAGAAAAGCAAGACCCACATCACCCGCACTGCCTCAG gaggaggagatTTTGGAGGAGCGGGGTCGTCTCGCAGTATTTCTGATCAAGATCAAGACTACGAAAGAGAG CCCGACTCTGACTCCACCAAACACTCCACCCCCTCCAACAGCTCCAACCCCAGCAGCCCCCCGAGCCCCAACTCTCCCCACCGCAGTCAGCTCACTCTGGACAGCCTGGATCAAAGCCTGGACGGCTGA
- the cdc42bpb gene encoding serine/threonine-protein kinase MRCK beta isoform X6, protein MSAKVRLKKLEQLLLDGHQKNEKSLSVETLLDILICLYNECSNSPLKREKHVTEFLEWVKPFTTTVKEMRLHRDDFEMLKVIGRGAFGEVAVVKMKHTERVYAMKILNKWEMLKRAETACFREEREVLVNGDCQWITTLHYAFQDDNYLYLVMDYYVGGDLLTLLSKFEDRLPEDMAKFYVAEMVLAIHSIHQQRYVHRDIKPDNVLLDLNGHIRLADFGSCLKMMQDGTVQSSVAVGTPDYISPEILQAMEDGMGKYGPECDWWSLGVCMYEMLYGETPFYAESLVETYGKIMNHEERFQFPSHITDVSEEAKDLIQRLICSRERRLGQQGIEDFKKHPFFAGINWENIRNTEAPYIPDVSSPSDTSNFDVDDDVLKNLDIVPPVSHTGFTGQHLPFVGFTYTTESCFSDRGSLRRVVFTDGGAGEDLQDGGLQVEAFEKRIRCLEQEKQELSRKLQESTQAVQSLHGSGRGAGTLGRDKEIKKLNEEIDRLKKKLADSDRLEHQLEEAVTLRQDFESSSTKLKALDKQVRALRHEKEEIHKQLVESLDRLKSQTKELKDAHQQRKLAMQEFSEVNERMAELRSQKQRLSRQLRDKEEEMEVVMQKLDAMRQDIRKTEKARKELESQLEDACAEASKERKLREHSEVYSKQLESELETLKVKQGSGRASGLGSETQQELTKVKSELDKKVLFFEEELVRREASHTTELKNMRKELHDSESQQLSQHKELLVLKDKLEKAKRERQTEMDEATGTLKDKYERERNLLTEENRKLTAETDRLCTFVDKLTAQNRQLEDELQDLASKKESVAHWEAQIAEIIQWVSDEKDARGYLQALASKMTEELESLRSSSLGSRTLQGSGVNIPAQRSMVAPRVTKRDPLWKVRRSQKLDMSARLELQSALEAEIRAKQLVQEELRKVKAANISFESKLKDTEVKNRELEEQMENLKKEMEESRSRTDKGLKLPDFQDSIFEYFNTSPLAHDLTFRDAVSSSSASSLLALWDEPSSIGDGETTPQKSETSPSVASEQDEPAKPQATTPAASSPLYQPTLSAPKPKAHQLSIKTFSSPTQCTHCTSLMVGQIRQGYACEVCSFICHVSCKENAPQLCPIPPEQAKRPLGIDVHRGIGTAYKGFVRIPKPTGVKKGWQRAYAVVCDCKLFLYEVSEGKSTQPVVMASQVLDLRDEGFCVSSVLASDVIHASRKDIPCIFRVTSSTLNSPIQPVPLLVLAESEAEKRKWVGILEGLQNILAKNHLKNRVVHLLHEAYDSSLPAIKTTQSAAIVDRERVALGTEDGLFVVEITRDVIVRAADCKKVSQIELIPKEKMVALLCGRSRHVHLYPWAALEGVEGAFDAKLTETKGCQSLTIGTLHPGGPACLLAGVKRQVLCYEITRAKPHHRKLWEVQAPGIAQWLRIVRDRLCVGYPSGFALLAMQGESSPVSLVSPADPSLAFLAQQPMDALHAMEVGANEFLLCFSQLGVYVDAQGRRSRTQELMWPAMPLACSSNSNYLTVYSDYGVDVFDVHTTEWVQTISLRKIRPLNVEGSLNMLCIEQPHLIYFSNNSSDGCELAIPETSDNSKKLMVRTRSKRKFLFKVPEEERLQQRREMLRDPEMRSKLISNPTNFNHVAHMGPGDGMQVLMDLPLSVMPSQDDPSAGKPRPLSSISRQQKSKTHITRTASGGGDFGGAGSSRSISDQDQDYEREPDSDSTKHSTPSNSSNPSSPPSPNSPHRSQLTLDSLDQSLDG, encoded by the exons actgcgtgtttcagagaagagagggaagtcCTGGTGAATGGAGACTGCCAGTGGATCACCACCCTGCATTATGCCTTCCAGGATGACAACTACCTG TACTTGGTGATGGATTATTACGTGGGTGGTGACCTGCTGACTCTGCTTAGTAAGTTTGAGGACCGACTCCCGGAGGACATGGCCAAGTTTTATGTGGCGGAGATGGTGCTTGCTATCCACTCCATCCACCAGCAGCGCTATGTACACAG ggaCATTAAACCCGACAACGTTCTGCTAGACTTGAACGGTCACATTCGTCTCGCGGACTTCGGCTCCTGTCTGAAAATGATGCAAGATGGAACG GTCCAGTCTTCAGTGGCTGTGGGCACACCGGACTACATCTCTCCAGAGATCCTGCAGGCCATGGAGGATGGCATGGGGAAGTATGGACCAGAATGTGACTGGTGGTCTCTAGGGGTCTGCATGTACGAGATGCTGTACGGTGAGACGCCCTTCTATGCCGAGTCCTTGGTGGAGACCTACGGAAAGATCATGAACCATGAG GAGCGTTTCCAGTTCCCCTCCCACATCACAGATGTGTCTGAAGAGGCTAAAGACCTGATCCAGCGGCTGATCTGCAGCAGAGAGCGCAGGCTGGGGCAGCAAGGTATTGAGGATTTCAAGAAACACCCGTTCTTTGCAGGCATCAACTGGGAAAACATCCGCAACACAGAGGCTCCGTACATCCCTGACGTGAGCTCTCCGTCGGACACCTCAAACTTTGATGTGGACGACGATGTGCTGAAAAACCTG GACATCGTTCCGCCAGTCTCGCACACGGGTTTCACCGGGCAGCACCTGCCCTTCGTGGGCTTCACCTACACCACAGAGAGCTGCTTCTCAGACCGAGGGAGCTTAAGGAGGGTGGTATTTACAGACGGAGGTGCTGGGGAAGATCTCCAAGACGGGGGGTTGCAGGTGGAGGCCTTCGAGAAGAGGATTCGCTGCCTGGAGCAAGAAAAGCAGGAGCTGAGTCGCAAGCTGCAGG AATCCACTCAGGCGGTTCAGTCTCTTCATGGCTCTGGGCGCGGAGCTGGCACACTCGGCCGCGATAAAGAGATTAAAAAACTCAATGAGGAAATCGATCGACTGAAGAAGAAACTGGCAG ACTCTGATAGGCTGGAGCACCAGCTGGAGGAGGCTGTGACTCTTCGACAGGACTTTGAAAGTTCCTCCACTAAACTAAAGGCCCTGGACAAGCAAGTCAGAGCTCTCAGGCATGAGAAAGAGGAGATTCATAAG CAACTTGTGGAGTCTCTGGACCGCCTTAAGTCTCAGACCAAGGAGCTGAAGGACGCCCACCAGCAGAGGAAACTGGCCATGCAGGAGTTCTCCGAGGTGAATGAGCGCATGGCCGAGCTGCGCTCGCAGAAGCAGCGTCTGTCGCGGCAGCTCCGGGACAAGGAGGAGGAGATGGAGGTGGTTATGCAGAAGCTCGATGCCATGCGGCAGGACATCCGCAAAACCGAGAAGGCCCGCAAGGAG CTGGAGTCTCAACTGGAGGACGCGTGTGCCGAAGCCTCTAAGGAGCGTAAGCTCAGAGAGCACAGTGAAGTCTACTCCAAACAACTGGAGAGCGAGTTGGAAACACTCAAG GTGAAGCAGGGAAGCGGCCGTGCGTCAGGCCTAGGGTCAGAGACCCAGCAGGAGCTCACCAAGGTGAAGTCGGAGCTGGATAAAAAGGTGCTGTTCTTTGAGGAGGAGCTGGTGAGGCGTGAAGCTTCTCACACTACAGAGCTGAAGAACATGAGGAAGGAGCTTCATGACTCTGAGAGCCAGCAGTTGTCGCAGCACAAAGAGCTGCTGGTGCTCAAAGACAAACTGGAAAAGGCCAAGAGAGAGCG GCAAACTGAGATGGACGAGGCCACAGGCACCCTGAAAGACAAGTATGAACGTGAACGCAATCTCCTGACCGAGGAAAACCGCAAACTCACTGCAGAAACAGACAGG CTCTGCACATTCGTGGACAAGTTGACCGCTCAGAACAGGCAGCTTGAGGATGAGCTCCAGGATCTAGCATCTAAAAAAGAGAGCGTAGCACACTGGGAAGCGCAGATCGCCGAGATCATCCAATG GGTCAGCGATGAGAAAGATGCACGTGGATACCTTCAGGCTTTGGCCTCCAAGATGACGGAGGAGTTGGAGTCTCTGCGTAGCTCCAGTCTGGGATCCAGAACGCTG CAAGGTTCTGGAGTAAACATCCCGGCCCAGAGGTCCATGGTGGCACCTCGGGTCACCAAGCGG GATCCCTTGTGGAAGGTGCGTCGCAGTCAGAAATTGGACATGTCTGCCCGTCTGGAACTGCAGTCGGCCTTAGAAGCTGAAATCCGTGCCAAGCAACTGGTTCAGGAAGAGCTGCGCAAGGTCAAAGCGGCCAACATCTCTTTTGAGAG CAAACTGAAGGATACAGAGGTCAAGAACAGAGAGCTGGAAGAACAGATGGAGAACTTGAAGAAGGAAATGGAGGAGAGCCGCTCACGGACAGACAAAg GCCTGAAGCTGCCAGACTTTCAGGACTCCATCTTCGAGTACTTCAATACCTCCCCCCTCGCTCATGACCTGACATTCAGA GACGCTGTATCCTCCTCATCCGCATCATCTCTGCTTGCGCTTTGGGATGAA CCAAGCTCTATTGGTGATGGGGAGACCACACCCCAGAAGTCAGAAACCTCCCCATCGGTGGCTTCAGAACAGGAT GAACCAGCGAAGCCTCAAGCTACCACCCCTGCTGCTTCGTCTCCACTTTATCAGCCCACTCTCAGTGCACCAAAG CCTAAAGCTCACCAGCTGAGCATCAAGACCTTCTCCAGCCCGACTCAGTGCACTCACTGTACCTCTCTGATGGTGGGGCAGATCCGACAAGGCTACGCCTGCGAAG TATGCTCTTTCATCTGCCACGTGTCGTGCAAAGAAAACGCGCCGCAGCTTTGCCCCATTCCTCCGGAGCAGGCCAAGAGACCTCTGGGTATTGATGTGCACAGAGGCATTGGCACAGCTTACAAAGGCTTTGTCAGG ATCCCAAAGCCCACAGGAGTGAAGAAGGGCTGGCAGAGAGCGTACGCTGTAGTGTGTGACTGTAAACTCTTCCTCTATGAGGTGTCTGAAGGGAAGTCCACTCAGCCTGTTGTTATGGCCAGTCAAGTTCTCGACTTGAG AGATGAGGGCTTTTGTGTAAGCTCTGTGTTGGCCTCTGACGTGATCCATGCCAGCCGTAAAGACATTCCTTGCATATTCAGG GTAACATCATCCACTCTGAACTCCCCGATCCAACCGGTGCCTCTGCTGGTCTTGGCTGAGAGCGAGGCGGAGAAGAGGAAGTGGGTGGGAATCCTGGAGGGTCTGCAGAACATCTTGGCCAAGAACCACCTGAAGAACCGTGTAGTTCATCTCCTGCACGAGGCTTACGACAGCAGCCTTCCCGCCATCAAAACGACACAATCAGCTGCCATCGTAG ATCGAGAGCGAGTCGCCTTGGGGACCGAAGATGGCCTGTTTGTAGTTGAGATCACCAGAGATG TCATCGTTCGTGCCGCCGACTGTAAAAAGGTCAGCCAGATTGAACTCATTCCAAAAGAGAAGATGGTGGCCCTGCTTTGCGGTCGGAGCCGTCATGTCCACTTATACCCCTGGGCGGCTTTAGAAGGTGTCGAAGGTGCTTTCGATGCCAAgctcacagaaacaaaaggctGCCAGTCTCTGACCATAGGTACCCTACACCCCGGTGGCCCGGCGTGTCTTCTGGCTGGTGTAAAGCGACAGGTCCTCTGCTACGAAATCACACGTGCAAAGCCTCACCATCGCAAACTGTGGGAGGTGCAGGCGCCCGGTATCGCCCAGTGGCTCAGAATCGTCCGTGATCGGCTGTGCGTGGGTTACCCATCAGGCTTTGCTTTGCTGGCCATGCAGGGAGAGTCTTCCCCCGTCAGTCTGGTGAGCCCCGCAGACCCCTCGCTAGCGTTTTTGGCCCAACAGCCTATGGACGCCCTGCACGCTATGGAAGTAGGGGCCAATGAATTTCTGCTGTGCTTCAGTCAGCTGGGAGTGTACGTGGACGCTCAGGGACGGAGGTCTCGAACGCAGGAGCTAATGTGGCCAGCCATGCCGCTTGCTTGCA GTTCAAATTCCAACTACCTGACCGTGTACAGTGATTATGGAGTAGATGTGTTTGATGTCCACACTACAGAATGGGTCCAGACCATTTCTTTAAGAAAG ATTCGACCTCTGAATGTGGAGGGCAGTCTGAACATGTTGTGCATCGAGCAGCCCCATCTTATCTACTTCAGCAACAACTCCTCAG ACGGCTGTGAACTGGCCATCCCCGAGACCTCAGACAACAGCAAGAAGTTGATGGTGAGGACACGCAGCAAGAGGAAGTTCCTCTTTAAAGTGCCAGAGGAGGAGCGGCTACAGCAGAGAAG ggAGATGCTGAGGGATCCCGAGATGAGATCAAAGCTGATCTCCAACCCCACCAACTTCAACCACGTTGCTCACATGGGCCCGGGTGATGGCATGCAGGTCCTCATGGATTTACCCCTG AGTGTGATGCCTTCCCAGGATGACCCATCTGCCGGAAAGCCCCGCCCTCTGTCTAGCATCTCACGGCAACAGAAAAGCAAGACCCACATCACCCGCACTGCCTCAG gaggaggagatTTTGGAGGAGCGGGGTCGTCTCGCAGTATTTCTGATCAAGATCAAGACTACGAAAGAGAG CCCGACTCTGACTCCACCAAACACTCCACCCCCTCCAACAGCTCCAACCCCAGCAGCCCCCCGAGCCCCAACTCTCCCCACCGCAGTCAGCTCACTCTGGACAGCCTGGATCAAAGCCTGGACGGCTGA